In Lentimicrobiaceae bacterium, the DNA window GAGGTTTCAATTTCTACTGTCTTAACCTGGTTTCCCCATTCTCCGGCAGTTTGAAAAATCACCTCAATGTTAGAGCTGCTACCTGAAACGATCTCTTCTTTGCTGAATTGAACGGTCAGGCATCCGCAAGTCGGTTCTACTTTTGTCAAGCGA includes these proteins:
- a CDS encoding DUF1573 domain-containing protein → MKEGETVAYSFQYKNGGSSPFRLTKVEPTCGCLTVQFSKEEIVSGSSSNIEVIFQTAGEWGNQVKTVEIETSDGETKTLTIGAYVENKNFNIDLNNLK